tattttaagattttatgtctctttctctgagatttttttaaatacaaggaTACAGTGCTTACGAAGTAATTAAATCGGTGATCAGATGTTTTAATATGTAAGAAAACTGACCTGGTCCCGTGTTGATTTTTTCCTTCACAGGCTCGTCACAAAGAGGGCAGCACGTGACTGCTACACTGCACCcgctacacacacacttgtgttGACACGGGTAGAGAGTGACGTCAGACTTCGGGTGGCCGCACAACCCACATGGCAGCCCCACTCGCTTCAGCTTTTCCTCCAGGTTATCTTGTCCTCCAAAGACTGGAGGCGAAAAGTCTACAGACCCTCGTCCAGTCTTTAGTTTTACAGCGGACCTGCTgtaaccaaacaaacaaacaaaccaacaaataaagaaacaaaaaccagagATCAGAAGACAGCAAAAACTTGAGGTTTATAGCCTTAGACCCAATTGTTATTGCTGAGGCATCGCTACCTCCGGTCAACAGATTCAATCAAAGAGAGTTTTTGTGTACTGAAAACAGAGAGACAACTGGGGTATCTACCCGCCTCTGAAGTTGGAGTTCGGCTGACTCCAGAGGCTTTCGTTATGTTCCTTGACCATGGCCATTATGAATCTTAGTAAGTATTATTTTTTGCAAAGCTTTGGCGTGCAAAGTGATCACAGCTGTATCTGACGAACTAACCTCTGCATGACCCTCGAAGCTGAGGAAATTCAAATGGTCTGGTAAGCTTTGAAGGTGAGagtgaaaggtaaagaaaaaataaaacaaatgcaggaAGAAACTGTATATGGGGATCAAATCTTCTTCAAATTATCGCAAGACTTATCAATGAGTGAGTGATTGTTGATTGTGTATTCATTCAAGGGCCATTGCCCCATAGTGAGTGAGTTACAACCAGGCTGAAAGTGTCAAGAGCCTGATGGTCCTTACAGTATGTTGTGTAACctttcacaaactttttttacCTTAATGTCACGTGTCGACAAACATTCTGTCCACTCACTTGTTCTTGATGAACATCTTCACGCCCTCTCTGACCTCCGTGTGGCCGTATGACAAGGGCGTGCGACCCTGTGAGTTCCTGGCATCAACAAAGGCGCCGGCACTGATGAGCATGTTGGACAGTTGCACACGGCACATTATTTCCACGTCAGCGCTGTCGCCCTGAGAAACAAAAACCGCATTACAAACATCCACTTTCTTCTGAATTTCTACTACATTATACCGCTTAGAATATTATGAAGCAGAAGCCAACAGTTCTGATCTCATTTGAAAGGGAATTCCATTTGTCTAGCAAACTTCAAGTACCTGACCgtaattttcaatttttccaCCAACGGCCAAATGAAGTGGTGTGTCCCCGTCGGCGTCTACAACATTGACATCAGCACCTGAAGACGTGAAATGTTAACTTAAATAACAAGTCATCCATTATTTTAAGGCGAAAGCTGATTGATAGTTGAGTGGTTAGACTACTGATCCGAACCTAGAAGCACGCTGATTCGATACCTGTGTGCCGCAGTCGACCCGCATGTCGGAGATGCCATCAGCATAGGTATGGAACATAGGtaaggaaacaaattaaaaattgtgtgaattaaaagacaagaaagctaGTTGTTGCTTCCACGTACATAGAATGTGATGACAAaccctctaaccctaaccctttaaatttagtttgttttgagattttattttttaaacagttagAATATATTGGACTATTTCTCTAGGTTCTTACCTAGCTCAAGCAAAGCTTCGGCTGCCGCAAAGTGTCCAGCTAAACATGCATTATGTAGCGCCGTGCCCTTAGTGCGTTCATTTCTAATGTTAACATCAGCTCCGCcctgttgacaaacaacaaaccgtGTAACAAATCCAGTCTCCTCCATGCTCTGTAGGGACACTGAGCTGGTCTCATCATGACAAAAAGGATTTACATGTGCATGTGAGTGCGCCTACATCTCATGTGTACCAAGCACGACCATCACCATAAGAAACTCACTATGACCTCTCACCCAAGACCCAAGAAATAGCTCTTTGACACGAGGTCAGCCACTCACATTGATGACCAGGAGTCGCACACACTCCACGTGGTCGTTGTAGGCAGCGATATGAAGAGGAGATGAGTcccctttccttcttttattcaCCCCGCTCTTGTCTCGCTGCAGAATCAGTTCCACCGACCTGTAGTAGTAGAGGAGGTGATGGGGTGGTAGCCGTGGTTTAGCGGGGTGAGAGGGAATTAGTCGTATTTTTTAGCTTTCTTTTCGTTTAATGAAGacttttttactcttttattttatagaccATAGCAGTttagttctttttgttcagagctgttttctttttcttcttacaaaTTCAGAAATCCGAGAAATAGTTTAAATGGTCAACGACAGTTTTAAAACCTCTCAGTAACAGGTATCTAAGAAGAAAACGAACGAAAAGCAAAGAGGCTATATCTTTTGTTGCTTTTCATCCCCTCTGAGTTCCTGGTTCTTACCGTGGATGATCTCTGAGGCAGGCCAGCTGGAGGGCGTTGAAGTAGTTGTCATCTTCTATTTCGATATCCACTTCCGGTAGAGATAACAATGCCTCTACAATGTCAGTCTTTTTCAGCTCTATTGCAATGTGAATGGGTGTCTTCCCTCCTAAATTCTGGATGAGCAGACaatgttgataaataaatacgGCAACATTTGCTGTGGCACTTTTTAATGGTCAGCACGATGAAACTTTGAATTACAAACACGAGAAATGTAGTTAATGTGctccgacatttttttttctttgctttcagcAACGTTTACTCTACTCAATCAAGcgacagaccacacacacacacacacacacaaaaatcaagcagcaaaatggaaagaaaagttCTGGTCAAAATCAATGCTCTAATTAAATTTCAGGAAGCTAGCTGGTTTGGGGTCATCTTTAACAAAATTCGTGTCGTTGACCAAACCTTCTTATTGACATCAGCGCCATGTTTAGCTAGCGCCAGGACTGCGCCCACTAAACTATACTTGATAGCCAGGTCAATAGCAGTGACTCCAGGCGAATACCAATGCTCCTTGTTGGCGCCAAGTTCCAGCAGAAGCTCCACAAGGTCTTCAttctttctagaaaaaaaagacattaaccTTACAGCTCTTCTGTCTTCTTCATACTCATCTGATAATCTGAGCGCGTGTTATTGTCTCCATCATGCCTTGTTATACAACATGATATTCAAGAAAAGAGGAtggtaaaaatacaaattcGTTGATGCAAGACTACTCACCCTTCCAGAGCTGCAGACATCGGAGTTTTGTTAGAGTCATCGCTGACACATCTGCTGACATCTGCCCCTAGCTCGAGCAACACCCTGACACATTTTCGTCTACCTTCGTATAAGGCTAGGATCAGTGGTGTGATCCCCGTGTACTCACATTCTACCTGTAACCACAGATCCAAATTAAACCACGTGTGTTAAGTATACTGCTCTGTACGGCATGCTCTGAGGTCATATTACAGTAATctctttctgtaaaataataaataaaaaataaaaaaatctcattgAAATCAATGACAGCTAACGGGGTCTAGCAAACTGTGTATGCCTTTGTTGATGACGAGAAGAgaaaactcattttttaaataaccctGTTTTGAATAACCGTCACACTATCTATTAAGGTTGGTTCGTGCAGGTTCTGACAGATGAACTGTAAAAGAATCCTTGTATAGTGACCTACCCTACCTGTGATATTTACTAGGTTTTATTTGTGTCGTAATTTACCTCGATCTTTTCCTTTAACAAAGTTGTGATTCACTGTAAAAATTCCTCCATTGTTATTTTATCTAAATGTTTACCTACCAGGTTAGGGTCCAGCAGACACATTTCCTTCACTTTCCTGTCGTCATCACACTTAATGGCCGCAAAGAGTCTGTGCATGGCATTCACTCTGTCTGGTGTCCCGCTGTCCATGTGATCACGAGCCACTTCCCTCAATTCCATGTTCTTCACTGTCATGTTTGCAAGTACGAATATTAGGGAGGAAACAACCCAACGTGGTCAACCAAAGAACtaacgaaggaaagaaagaacgaggaggtaatgaaataatgaatttaCAGCTTGCTGCTTTGATAGTGGGGGCGATGATGTGTACATGCGAAAAAGGGTTACAGTTTGGTTAGATTGAATCttacagaagtaaacaaaagcatGTAGCGATCTCTCTTCTCTAAAAACATACGGTCATAAATAAACCGatcttcactcactcactcacgagagagagagagcacgatAAAAGAAGGAAGCACACAGAGAgattaattaaactttttatgtatacaaagacagacaaaattaacAGTATACAGAAACATGCATTAGCACAGTTACCTGTTGCTGCAGGTTGTGTTTtcgctgacgtcatttcctgtttgACGGTTTCCTCACGATGCGATGTTACTGACTCAGCAGGCTCGTGCAGACAACATGCAGGAGAATAGAGAAACAGTTGACCTTCGACCTCAACGAGAATATTTCCTTCGTGGTCCACTTTGCGAACTCTGCCCACTTTTCCCAGCGTCTGAATCACAGAGAATTTGTTTCGTCTTGGAGGAACAACGGAAGTACAAGGCGTGAACGAATCCGGGATGGATGTGGGCATCAGAATGGTCTTTGACACACGCCAGTTGGTAATAAATAGGAAAATCTCGCGCTTTtcgattttttaaatgtaatattgGATGACAGACAGCTATGGGCCTGATAATTGCATCGCACATTTAccttaaatgaaataaaaaagcagtAACTAAGTAGAGGCTGACCTACCTTATCCATTTCTGGCTTCCAGCctatttttctgttgaaaagtTGTGTGAGGTCCTTGCTGGATTTCACGCGAACAATGTCGTTCTCTTCAAATTTCTGTagctatgtaaaaaaaaaaacagtcaaatGTTTAAGATGGTATCGTGTAAAAGTTTGCAATAGTATCATACATGTATCTGTTAGCATGTGAGAGAACATTTTACGccgaaaatatattttcttttctcgttcactttctttatctttcgttcatgttatcttttctttgtttgttttttctttctttctccttcttttcctcttttttttataccttGATCACTGCAGCAGGATTGAACCGGTAGCTCACACGGTTAGTAGGTCCGAACCTTACACAAACAGCTCCTCTTCTCGATATGCTGGTTACCTCCCCTGTGTTACCGATGCTCTGAgcaaaagttgttaaaaatgtgCAACAGTGCCTCAGAGATATCGCTAATGCTATTGCTCATCTAAACTGCTTAgtttaaatatattcataacAACTAATGCATGTAGACCTAACTTGCTGTTTGTCGAACACAAACACTCAtctgtcaaaagaaaagaataattaaaattcTGTGGCCATCCATACGCAATGTTTACATCAACAAATAAGTATTACCTAACGACAATACAAACTAGTAAAATCACAGAACCGGTTATCTTGGTAGCTTTTACTTATTGGTTCACCTCACCAGAAGAAAGGTGTTGTCTGTAATAAGACAAAACCACGATGATCCCGTTGGTCATGTTATTGCAGACTACACTTTCTTCTTCGTCAACTTTACCTTGATCATTCCCGGGGTGCATCCCCCAAAGTCCTTCTGTAGAGTCTCTAATTGTTGCTCGTTGGCCgtgatggtcacgtgatctccAACCCCAACTCCCATCGCAAGCTTGTCAGCAGCATCGTCATTTCCTGTGTCAACATTCTCGACAACCGACTTGTGAGGTTCAGGATGGCGAAGCACTAAAGAAGGTCGTGACCCTTGACTAGCTCTCTCTTTGCTAGTGACTTCCTTTTGGGTGATGTCTGTATTATTCAAATCAATCAGCTATAAGGACAATGTTTAATGCGATCCCATGTCCGTTTTACTTAGAGATAATTTTTGTTATCAGCAAACTTCGCTTCTTTAAAACTCAAATCCACAAAATGTAAGAATGAACTAACTCTGAACAAACTAATTTAcccggtgtccagtcacttaatccccagacacttcatccccagacacttaatccccgacacttcatccccaacactcaagaacaattttcatatcatattgttgaagaacattaaatttactagcttatatgaactttaactaatgttgttgatgtcaaatgacgttgaagttaaaagcatgatttgaatttgaatttcaaataaattttttcgctgacttcataatttttatagttaaggatttagtttagggattaagtgtctggggatgaagtgtctggggattaaaagtctaggggatgaagtgtcggggatgaagtgtcggggatgaagtgtctggggattaagtgactgggaaccaatTTACCCTACGATCCAGTTGGATGATATACAGAAGAgagtttaaattaaatttaatatttaaaaaaaattggcttGCCCAGTAAAGGGAGATGATCCCTGTAGTAGAAAGGTCCTGtttcctcctccacacacaagAGATCTACTTTGCCTTGGAAACCGAGGCGGTAGCTGTTGACGACGCCACTTTGCCAACGTACACGAATAAGGTTCCTCCACGAGTCCACCGCTTCAGGTTCGTAACCTTCCACCTCACCCTCCGAACTCTGGCCGCCATCTTGGTCATTCCACATCCAGTCTTTTCCTCGAATGACCTTTGCACCGGGAAAGATGCCGATCGCTCGAACTTTGACACTGACTTTGCGGACAGGAAGAGCCTGGCTGTTGGGGAAACAAAACAAGTTATTCAGACAGGTGTTCTCCCTTGCAGTGAAACCCATTATGATACTATCACATGTGAAgctcttccaaaaaaaaaataataaaagagttCAAGCACTAAAATTTTTTTCAGCTATACGGAcagaaggttaaaaaaagacatgcaTACGCAACTAGGAGTACCTAACTACCTTACACTGTTATGTAATGCAGCTGGATATCTCTTACTCCTCACCCGACATCACCAGGCCAGTCTATACGAATAAATCTGTGATTAATTTCGTGCTTATCCTCGGAATAGCAGAAGGTGCAAAGGTCAGATCCGGTACATTGCTGGCATCGCCACAACATGCTCCAGATGTCACCCTGTCCGCATGCTGAACACTTTGTGCCTTTGTGTCGAACACCTGAATATAAACGTTGACACTAATATcgcaaaaaaatattctttacaaCTCCTTTCTATTTTACCTCTGTctactttatctttctttattacaatctctgcttttattttgttttgttccttaaCTATTTCTTTCTGAAGATGTTCCAGTCTCGACAATTAATATATACTCGTGACATTCAAATTGTTGCTAGAAATATGTGTATGATATTGCGAAGCGGTAAATAAATCTCAAATTATAAAGTTTGACAATGCAGCGTGAGAAAAATTcaatgtattttctgtttagttATGTAATTACCTTTATTTAGTTATACCTACCTGACGGAGCAGTGTCGAAGAGTCTCAAATCGTGCTTTTCATCTCCACCAGCGCGGCAGATGGTCTCAGCACCTTTGtcccacactacacacactctGCCGTTGCCTAGCAACTGAGTGACAGTGCCCAGGTAGCCCTCTCCTCCATCGCTGTCTCCTTGACCCCAGTCAGGGCCCCGCAGCACACGTGCGCCCACAAAGAAATGAATCTCCATCCTGTTCTTGTGTCAACGAGAAGACTGCTCCAGTAAAATATTCAACCTTTTCACTCGTTGAAcgaaaacacaattttttaatcTCAGAGGAGAATAAATTGAGCTTTCTTAATGtcgaaaaaaatttgtttaggatGCATGGTGCTGTTCGTGTCGGCTCTATCTTTCCCTGTTAGAAAATCGCAGAGCAATGTTCTCAATTTATCGCGATAGTCTTCCGGTATCTCTAAAGAATGACAATACTGACGATGATACCGAGACCGGAAGTAAAACGACCCTGACCGTCTTTGTCCTGGCGGTGCACAAGTCCCTTGCAGCTCATAAAATGACTGTGGACAAGATTTCTCAGCTGCCAGCATTTCTaagataaatgttttgacaaacatttttttcatgagaaAGAATGTTCAGTTGCTAGCCATAAATTAATTTGCATAATTTTAACAACGGGTTATCGTGAGAAAAGTTTCTTGCAAGGTATCGAACATTGACAGATGGAAACGTCTAGGGTCATGCCAAAGGTCAAGAAAATGTACGAGCTGGTGAAGTGAGGGAAAGTTAATGGCCATGCATACAGATGCAAGCTCACGAACATACATGGCCACACGCATGCAGAACAACTTACACAGCAACGAAAT
The Pomacea canaliculata isolate SZHN2017 linkage group LG2, ASM307304v1, whole genome shotgun sequence genome window above contains:
- the LOC112557979 gene encoding E3 ubiquitin-protein ligase MIB2-like; its protein translation is MSKNRMEIHFFVGARVLRGPDWGQGDSDGGEGYLGTVTQLLGNGRVCVVWDKGAETICRAGGDEKHDLRLFDTAPSGVRHKGTKCSACGQGDIWSMLWRCQQCTGSDLCTFCYSEDKHEINHRFIRIDWPGDVGQALPVRKVSVKVRAIGIFPGAKVIRGKDWMWNDQDGGQSSEGEVEGYEPEAVDSWRNLIRVRWQSGVVNSYRLGFQGKVDLLCVEEETGPFYYRDHLPLLDITQKEVTSKERASQGSRPSLVLRHPEPHKSVVENVDTGNDDAADKLAMGVGVGDHVTITANEQQLETLQKDFGGCTPGMIKSIGNTGEVTSISRRGAVCVRFGPTNRVSYRFNPAAVIKLQKFEENDIVRVKSSKDLTQLFNRKIGWKPEMDKTLGKVGRVRKVDHEGNILVEVEGQLFLYSPACCLHEPAESVTSHREETVKQEMTSAKTQPAATVKNMELREVARDHMDSGTPDRVNAMHRLFAAIKCDDDRKVKEMCLLDPNLVECEYTGITPLILALYEGRRKCVRVLLELGADVSRCVSDDSNKTPMSAALEGKNEDLVELLLELGANKEHWYSPGVTAIDLAIKYSLVGAVLALAKHGADVNKKNLGGKTPIHIAIELKKTDIVEALLSLPEVDIEIEDDNYFNALQLACLRDHPRSVELILQRDKSGVNKRRKGDSSPLHIAAYNDHVECVRLLVINGGADVNIRNERTKGTALHNACLAGHFAAAEALLELGADVNVVDADGDTPLHLAVGGKIENYGQGDSADVEIMCRVQLSNMLISAGAFVDARNSQGRTPLSYGHTEVREGVKMFIKNNRSAVKLKTGRGSVDFSPPVFGGQDNLEEKLKRVGLPCGLCGHPKSDVTLYPCQHKCVCSGCSVAVTCCPLCDEPVKEKINTGPDDEVYDLEKKFNLM